A stretch of DNA from Augochlora pura isolate Apur16 chromosome 8, APUR_v2.2.1, whole genome shotgun sequence:
CAGGCAACAGGAATCCAGATAGTCATGGCACGGTGCATACGTGCAGTCGGTCGTTGAAGATGGTTGGGTTCTGGTCCGAGGCTGCGGTGTCCAAGGGTGTCCTTGAAGCGGGCGGGGTCGTCACTCGAGGGCCCGCAGGTAAACGACCATCAGAATCCATGTGTGTTAGCAGTCGAGGCCTTATAGCGTATCTTACACTCGTACTACTTAACTTTCTGCATCTGTATATGTGACGCGCGTTGTTCTGCCTCCTTCCTTCTTGCaccctctcctccctctcctgCCGATCTCCCTCGGCCGCCTCGCCCCTCCACCCCCCTCACTCTCTCCCCGAACCTCCTCTCGTTCCTCGCCTCTTTCCGCCTCTCTTTCTGCCTCGCGTCGCGGATAAAAGAGGCTACTGGCTTCTCTTACTTTACAAGTGTTATGAAATGGCAATCCCTCCACCGtcctctctgcctctctctctctctctctctccccgccgTTCCACCGACACCCCTCCTCCCTTCTCCCCGtccctcgccgccgccgccgccgcctgcGTTGCCTACCCTGCGTCTCTCCTCGCCGCGGACGGCACCAATTTATAGGTTTAATTACCACGTCGTTGCGCACGTCGACGCTCGTTCGAGATTACCAGAAGTAATCTCTGCCGCGCGCCGGCGAGAGGGAACCGCTCCAAAAACGAAACATTATCTCCGGTGATCAAGCGGCGCTCCCATCCTTCGGCAGCGGAAGCAGCCGCGCGATTGTCAAGGCCGCTGCCGGTCGCGGATTTCATGCCGTCGATCCCCGCGCGGATCTCGGCCCGCAAGATTAATATCTTTGACGCGTTCCGGTGAATATTACACGGTGTCAAAGATCAGCGTTAAGACGACGCCTGAGCAGCCAGAAGAAATGGAAAGTCTGCGAGAAGAGGCGCCACAGCCGCGCGGAGGAGCGCCGAAAGCCTAGGCGCGTCCTTGGCTGCGCGGGATCCGTGCCACCGCGGTCACCGCGGTCACCGCGGGTCCAAACAATCGCGGAATTCAGCCGGGAGCGGACCACCATTAATTACCGAACGGCTCGGGAGACCGTGGACGGGCTGCTGCTGTCCGGGCGAGCTATCATCGGGGCGCCGTAGCGCCAGATAAAGACGCAACCGCGCTGGCTTAATGATAAATGCGGCCGGCGATATGACGAAGAGTATATCTGGACGCGTATGGGAACAGTTCGAGAAAGGGCATGTTGCGATGGAAGTCGTCCTTGAGAGCATATAACTCAAAGGTGCAGGACGATGCTCGGTCGGTAATGAGCCAAATCCATTACGGCACTCGCAGCAGCAACGCAACATAGCAACACCGTCGGACAGCCCGAAGAGGCCTGCGGGTCTCTAACTGCTAGGGGACTACTACCTTCCTACCCTCCCCACCCCGTCCTATTCCCCCCCACGAAACCCTTGGTCACCTCCTTTTCTCTCCCCCTGGAGAGGACACGGTCTACACGCGTGTCTATGCCACGCACGTATCGCGCGGTAACAACCACCTAACCAATGGCACCAGTTCACTACCAATTCCAATTATAGATCCGTAAGTATATTCCAGGGAACCCGGCGAACTGACATCCCTTCCTACATGCCCCCTCGTCCGATCTATGCTACCCTGCCTGCTCCACCcattgctctttctctctctctctcacacacgcGCAcgctcgttctcgttctctcttttcaCTTCCTGCATCGCGAAACCAATTATGCGCGCGGAACCACCGAGGGTAAATTGAAAAGTTTTAGCCGAACTGCTGATCCTGCCGCGGTTCGAACCGGCTAACGAGACGACAGCATGGAAACTGTCGACGCGACGTTGACGTGTTTCCCCGAACACCGTGATCTCGTCTTTTATGGTGCGGGCGCGGTGGCGCGTGTTTTTGGAATCGATTGGGTACGGCGAGGTTTAGTAACATAAATCTGCGGAAGACGGTCTGTCAATTTTCTGCACAGCTCTAACGCGACAGCGGCTAAGTATCGTGTTCTTTGAAAATAGCAGCAACGTCCAGGgtaaaaattaaccctttgcacgccGAGGGACACCGTTGGTACGGgtcgcaagaataaattttacacgcgCGAAATGCGCTTCGTTATGTTAAATTGAAGTACTACACAAgccagaaaagttatttcagattcacagttaaaacggctccgagtgaaaagggttaatcgagaCGAGCGAGGGTTTGCTTCGACGAAGAttcgaacaaaattcatttttaccgTAACGTCACGGTAACTCGGGATAAATTCGAGCCGATAATTCCGAAGATAAATTGCAGCTTCCCGGTGCCGTGTTCCGTCGACAACGTTACCATACGATTCCGCGAGACGGCCGTCTCGGCGTCGTGTACGtcggcgaacgtgttaattgcaATTACCGGAcgcgattcaatttcatagaGTCATCTGAATTTGAAGGATGATTTCGCCGCCGTTCTCGCGCCATCTGCGAGACGGTCCCGCGGCGACCGGACGGTTCCATAAATCAGAAAACTCGGAGAGGATATTCGCAAAAGACGTGTCAGTGGGGGATCAAAAGGACGGCTGCAAAAGGAGCAAACCGCGGCGACGGACGGATCCCGAGACTCTTTTCAGACAGTCAACAGTCCCGATCGAAGCAAAACGAGCGACGACCGATAAATTCCGTCAAGAACCGGCTGCGCGGCGTGAATAAATCACCGGCCGAACAGCGAGAACTATAAGGGAACACCTTTTTGCGTGGCCGCGACCATAAATCCCGGCAACGGTCCGATGCCGGGTATATCGATACCGATTTTACGACTATCTCTGTGGTATGACGCGTCCGCGGAGTGAGCGTCGCTACAATTAAACGTACCTGCAAGGTACCCGCAAGGTCGTTACGAACCAAGACACCGGGTACACACGGTGGAGGATGACGCGTAGCTAGCGATGGGATTGAGCTCCATATCTTTGCACCATCGTATTCAACCATTAAAATGACTCCATACTGATAAACCTAATAGTAATATCTAGCCgacttaaaaattcaattggaGAACATACCACCGACTTAATAATCGgacttaaaattttttaaaacagttccTCCATCTTgctgaaatacatttttattgtctaTGGATAGCCTGCACGATTGTATAATTGAGTAGCTAAGAACTCGCAAGTGAGTCCTTTTTTTCTAAGTACTATTTGCCCCGAAGCCCCGGGGAAATCCATGGCGTTCCCAGGGCAAAGAACATCTGTTCCGCGTGTATAGTTTGGGGGAGTATCTTTTCGTGAAAACTGCAGGGACTGTTTTTCGACGTGGGGAAACAGTTTATCTTGCGGAGCTGTAAGTGGTGGACCAACAGAGTTTATTGACTCGATCTTGCCCCGCGTAGAATGCCTCCTAAAAGCTACCATCCAAAGACGCGAAAGCTaaggtattaataaaaatagaagcgTTTAACTCTCCTTCTACAAACGAGGAATTGGAAATAAACGTTAAACTTGCGGACATTCCAATCTCTCATTCATTAACCCTTCGTTGACAAGCAAGCGGGTCGCTTTAAAACCGTGCCGAGACTCTTTGCATATCTACTgttaaactataaattaacgcAATCATATCTAAAAGTAACAACCTCGAtaacatacaaataaatacagaagAACCTTGTCCAATTCTCGGATATCAAAATTTCGCATCAGCTAATTacattctatataatatattcaactAACTCCAAGTCAACTTATACGTAAtctcatttattatacatatcaataaagataaaatttatttagtggCTAAAAGGCAGCTGTTCCGTTAACCGAACGTTCGCGTCGCTCTAGTTAAACCAGATAATCAAGGTTATTTACGGTGGTTCGATTTCATGGGATTCTGGAAATCGGCTGGGTCAGGGCGCGGAGAAGCTGTTCGGCCGCGAAATACTTGTTCCAGCAACAGGATTTGGTCCCATCGCTACACGCGGCGCGGGGCAGCTTGAGCCGCAGGTCCTGGCCGAGAATGGGACGAGACGGTGGCCGGTGGCGCCACGCAATTgtcaattaacatttttaccgCCGTGCAAGAAAACACGAAGTTACGTGCCGGCGTACGTGGCCACACGGCGAGCTCGACAGGGTTCTAGAGATCACGAGCCGGActgggccgggccgggccgggccgggccgagaCGGGCCCTGCGCGCCCCGgcagaaacgaagaaaacggAGGCCTGGGCCCAGTCGATGGATCGCGCGAGGGAAGGAAGAGGGAAACGGCGGCGAAAAAAGGAGCGAGAGGGCTAAAAAGGAATCGGAGAGGATACATTTCATTATGATTATGTGCGCAATGGATTGCTAATCGTAAAGCGCCTGCTGACCGCACTGAGTCCAGCCTGTGCCTGgcactctctcgctccctctctttccctttctatctttctctctgtctccctctctttctttctttctttctttctttgctACCAGCGAACCTGTAAGGCTCGTTTTTCACACGTGGGAACGACTGAACCTTTCTGCAACGAGTATACACCCGAGGACGAGACTCTATTAGTACTATTAGCATACATCACATATCGTTTTACTCCCCCCTCCACCcgttttttcatttctctccTATTCTTGCTGTGTCCTTTTTGGAAACGTACACGACCCGATTCTGTGGAATACCGTCGTTATGCACCGATGAAAATGGGGTAATACCTCGAGGATGTACTTGgtctttatttcattcttaCGACGCTCTTATGGTACTGGTACGATCGGTTCGCTAAAGCCGTGGGCTTggatattacatttaataaaccAGTATCGGTTTCCAGCCGCACTGCAAGAAACACGCGAAGGGGATACTTTTAAGTGTTCCCTTAGCGCGATGTTTCCGCGAGAATTATACTGCCACCGGCTATACCATTAGGTTCTCTATGAATTTACAACGTTCGTTGCGGTTCGGGTTGAATTTTGTCGGTCTTATTTGCAAACCTTTCGCGcctattaatttgttaatgtgCTCCATGTACACAGATtattcgagagagagagagagaatgatcGAACCAACCCGGCTAGAATTCAATTAGAGTTCGCTTGTAGTTATCGCGGTGAAACATCGCGTGTTACAGCTGTtttcttgttattaaaaataacagagatACATTTCGCGGAATTAGACAAGTCAAATGATAGCCCGTGCACAATGTGATTCGATATGGGTTTCAAAGACGCTGCGGTGCACGGACGTGCGGTATTAATTGAGTATTGAGGAGTGATTGATCGAGGCCGTTTCACGAAACCGTTTCGAACAAGGCACGAGAATCAATGCAGGCCGACGCAAGTGCACCGGGATGCAGCGGAAGCAATCTCGAGGGGGCAAGGTTGCGAACGGTTTCTGATCCGAGTAAGAAGAATAATCCATCATTATGCAATGCGAGGCGATATAATGCATTGGCAGCCGTATTACGTATTTACGTTTGCATTATGCGAAAGAGATGCCGGGCTTGATTCACGGCACGACCTTCGGATCGGCCGGATCCGcctttttatttgttctgcACGGTAACGATTCAGTAAACAACCAAACCGAATGGAACCCGTCGGGGAGGCCAAGCAATCAAATTTAATGGATAAATGATAACCGGGCACGACCGCGCCGTCGCGCTTGCAATTCTGCGACTGTTAATTGCCCGCCGCTAATTAccgaagaatatttttggaGCAGTTCACCTTGTCTATGAGCGACCTTTCCCCTTATAAGAAGACCACGCGGGTAAGCGCGCCGTGACACGGgacaagaaagaaaattgatggAGATGCAATGATCTTCCTGCGGGGTGATTAATTGCGGGACTAATTTTAGAATGTCCTCCGGGACATGTTTAATATTGGGCGAATTCGTAAATAAAGCATGCAGACGGTGAACAAGATTCTGTCGGAAAACGAAAAACCGATTTATCATGAACACGAACGAGGAATTAATGTTCTTTCGGTGGCAGTCGTTGTCGCGGGATCGATAATTCTGCCGTAAAGCTTCCTAAGTAAACGGTAACGTATCGGCAGCACTAAAATCTCAATGgtgcaattaataatagaactgAGACCTACATAGCCGGCGAAGTTACACACGCGGCGGACCCTTTGAGTTACGAATTCCCCGTTATAGCCCAGCTGGGAACCATTAGAACTTTGCTTGCATAATAAACGAGAGAACACGGTAATATCGCGACGTAACGCGAACATATAGTGAACAAGTTTTCTTGAGAAAACTTTTGACACGTAGGATAAAGCTTTTACACACTAAATGGATCCACTTGTATAATGTaacacatttaaaaaattctatgcaAAGACTGAcacatataataaatgtattcatatatttttaaaattttgatgttcgaaaaatcaatttctctcttttaaaaatctcACGATACCAAATTAAATTGGGACACTTTCACGGAGTTCCATAAAGAAATGGCCACTTTTCGATTAGATGACAAAAATTCGTTTGGATAGTATACTGAAGTTGTCAATTTTACAGTACCACAATTTGCCAGGTAACAAAAACGCTGATGCTTCACGGAAACGCGTTAAACCAACAGCGCGCGCGACCTCCGCAGGTATTTACACAAGGAAACATAACAGTTACCAGCGATTCATTGGTCGCCGTGCAAATGTGCTGTTCAGTGGAAACATGGCTGAGAATTGCACATCGTTTCCTCCGAGTATATTGGCCCGTTAAGTGTGGCAGGGACACCGATAAAACGAGAAGATTTTGTTTCCAATACATATTCGCATCTGAGAAGTTTTTGCGTAACGATTTATCCCCCAGACTTCGCGTACGAAACATAAATACATTATGGTTGGTTTAAATAACCCCCGTTTCACCAGATAGCAAAACATGTTCTCTCCGGTGAGTATTGGGATACCCATCTTCCTTATCTCtcttaataatgtataaagttGTAATAACTTGTAATAACTCACCCTATCTTGGTGATCAGCTTTCCATGAACGTGCAGGTATGACGTGACGAACCTCTTATTCACCTGGAAGTACAATAACGTGTGTTAGCGATGTTAATAATTGAGAACAGATCAgaaatcataatatttatagtttccGTACCTCGACGCTACTTAGTTGCGCCAAGTCTTCTAAGTCACTGTGGGACAATCTCGCTTCATTGGCAGTGGCTGCGGTAGTTGTACGACGAACTCGTCTACCACCAGGGTGAATCCAAATCTCTCTTCTCAATCCACCCCCAACATTGTTTgctccttctttctctttcatccTGGCTCTTTCCTTccactctctttcttcttttcgtttccGTTCGGTTGACTCATACTATTGGAACACATGACacaatcaatttaaaaaaaaaaactcattGTATTCGCAGTTCGATCGAGAACAGCATGGTGCATAACGTAAATGAGAGGTCGTTCTATTAGTTCTTTTTTACAGGATCTAATGTCCCTTATTGCAATGACCCCTAAAATCTCTCATATACTGAGATACAGACATTGTACATTGGAAAATGTTTGTACCTTTTTATTGGCGACTATATATACAAGTTGCATGCTAACATCTTGTGCAATTTAGTGCTAGTAACTATTCGAGACAGTGCATTAGTTTACAGCTAACAATCTAGCAGTATGCAGCGTACTAACTTCTCAACTATGgttctatatttctttttctttaactaATTTACGCCGGGGGTATTATCATTTAAGATTGctataaatcaatttcattcaagCGTAGCAAGATTCTCCTTCtaatcattatcattatctatggaaaatatatgtaatatgttCAACTGGAAGCGTGCTGAGAGATCCATGTTCCGcgagaaaattgattagaaaAAATCTATTATGCGCAAAATAGTACACAATATAAAAGCAGCACGTAGATGAGGGAACTGATCTAAGCTTCAGTTAAGATGTCTAAGGAAGTCACACCAAGTATCGAAATTTACTTACATAATGTAGATACTGGCAGCAAAACAGAATCAAAAGATTATTAAAGTTAGTATCAATACAACcatattcaaaaattgtttaaacgtttACCGTaccttttttctgttttcatcGAAAAGTCCTATTAAACTCTCCCTCGCAGATTGAAACGGATTAGATGCCATGAGGGAcctcatataataatataccgCATCCAATTTTCGTCGCTGAAAAAAAGTTGacatttaaatttctgtaatcttttttttattctttatagttatatatttaactatcAGTTTGCGATATTTACTGCATAATGAGCTAATAAGGCAAGTTGATTGTAGGGCCTTCCATTCTTTGGATTAAGTTGTTGTGCTTTCAAATACCACCTAGACAagaacaatgttaaatttaattttaattcaggaCTGCATTTGGAgcgaaaaaatataatgttcaaTAGTCGTCACTTACTGCCTAGACTTTCCATAATTATTCGTTTCATTTGCTTGTTCTCGGTATCTGGCCAAGTCACCCaaaaataagtatattttttGCGCGCTTACTAACGCTAAGCCTAAGATTCCAAGACCTTTAGGCAGAGTTGATGACGCAAGAAACATGTCCAATTTAAATTCGTATTTGCTTTCAAGGACAGTCAGCAAACTTTCCAAATATACAGTGCCTTCGTCGATGATCTTCAACATCATCTTCTTGTAATGCTCCCGACCTTCAGAACTTTCTTTAGGCATACCCTTCCGGAGCATTTCGatcatattataaaaaagtatcTTCCAAAAGTGTTGCTCAACGTTCTCGGCTTGGCAAAATTTGATGTCAGTTTCGAGCAGAGTTTTCAAACTTTCTTGCAAGAAATGCCTTATGTATAAAACTCTTTCCCAATTCGTAGTAAACCCACCGGAACTCAATATCCACTGCAACTCTAAATCAGCACGTTCTATGTCCAGAAGTAAGTAGGGGTTCTTGGCTGATCGAAAACTGCCAAAAAAAGGCTGTGTTGGTAAAATGATTCATTTCTAGTTTTAATCTATAgcgtattttataattttcacataCCTGTCTGAGTATGGATCGTACCACGAAGGTCTTGTACTTGCAAACTGGTCATTCGGCATATATGGGGGTGGTACACCGTCCAAGTGTGCTCCTTGAAAACTATGATGTGATGAAGTAATACCTCCATGAGATTGGAACACTGGGACAGTGGAACTTTGTGTTGAGTTATCATTctctctataaataaaattggtatTAAATATGGCAATCAACAAAAAAGTAAGAAGAATGCACAAAGTTATCCTTACCTTTGTACTGCTGCCCTGCTATTGGGCGAAGGAACCACAATAGGTTTATTAGGATTGTTATGATTAAATAAGGTTCTTTGTTGCTGCATCCCTTGCTGTCTTGAACCGGATTGATTGGGCGGCGATTGGTTAGTAGTATCTGGTAGTACCAATACGCCTGGTTGCTGAGTGTTGCTGTAACCAGTAGATGTTTGGTGCGATGGTAAACTCAAAGTAGTATTTGTTAAAGGAGCAGAATGAGAAGCAACATTCGGTGTGTGTCGTCCGTCGTCGGATTCGCAAGCAGACATTTTCCTTCCGGTTCTCCAATTTTCATCCAAGTATCGATCAGATGttctaaaaatatgtatacaaatgtagaataaatttttaattgtaacgtgtatctacaataaaaattgcaaatttagtaaagtaatttttacctATGTCTGTGAAGATCATCAAAATTTCTACTACTACTACGATAATTTCTATCTTTACTAGATTCTCGGctatgttgtataatattgcgATGTCTTCTGTGATCATATCTTCTACTgctattattgtttttttgaTTATTGTTATAGTTATCATTTTCTCTGTTATGTTGATTGTTTTGACGATCGCGACTATTAACTCGAGCTTTATCCCTGCTGTTGCTCCTACAAtatattcgaaacattttatttagtacTCTATACGAAagtaataattacgaaatatttgtatcttttgTTGCATATATTAGAGCTTCTTACCGGTCTGCTGCATGCCGCTTTTcactttttcgttttttatgTTTACTGTGATTACTAGTTGTAGTTTCATTTCCAGACATGTTAACATTTTCACGCAAACTTAATACAGAAGAACTACGACTTGCGCGTTCAGCTTCCAATTTATCATGCAACTCAACCTCTTCATTCCAAtcctaaatattattattaaaatgcgacgtttatattaatattaattatatatatacatatataaattttcactgGAGATACTTACAAATACATGATCAGTTGTATTGGAGCCAGTATGAAGAGTTTCACTCTTTGATGGACTAATGCTTAAATTTTGtggattatttttcttttctgatGCGGTATTACGGTCAAGCGCGCTGCTATTTTGTCGTTgccttaaaaaataaataaactgatAATGGACAAAGTTGACAAATAACAGGGTTGCTTGAAAAAGAATCATTACGCTTGAGGACGATGGAAAGTTGGCGGTGGTGACATTCCCCGACGGTGACTATCGGGCGAACTGTGACGTTTGTTCACACTGGATGTTGAAGTTACAGGTGACACTGACGGTGGTGGCAGCATCATTGAACTGTCAGCACGGCTTAAACTCTCCATACTCGTGTACATAGTACTGTTGCTACCACGACGGTCGTAAGACCTACTTTCCAAAGTACacaaaaacttaaaatttgtttgctgAAGATGCTTATAAATCATTAATGAaaacagtatatatatatacctttGCATATATTCTTGGCTTGGCGTATGAGACCGGGAACTTGGAGCTGAATATTGATCAGGTGTAACGCACCTAAAAATGTTCGTGGAACTCTCTATTTCTTCAGGTCTGAGTCTACCTCTGCCTCTACTTCTTGCCGGAACTGTATTAGACCAGCTAGGTTGTGGAGGTAATGGGCCAGAAGGTGGTAAATTTTGCATGGTTTGTGAATGTTGCATAGCAGGTGGATAATTATAGCTCGTTGAGCCCTTTAAAAAGAATACTTATGTCTtcaaatttcgatgaaaattttatataatcttcataaaagtaaaaatattttaaaacataccTGAAATGTGATACTACTGCCATTCCATGTGTCTTCTGCAGGTGATGGATTGCTTGGTGGCAATGGTAAACCATTAtcaataagatattttttctgtaatcGTGGTGGTAAgtgttctatttttatatttttaggtaAACTGTCTTTTGGACCACCCCATTTGCCCGAAGGTGGTTTGCcttgaaatttttctgattctACACTACGTGTATCCCTCGTACGATTGAAATCATTTACGTGATTCATTGTTGCAAAAAGTGGCTCTGAACCCTAGAAGAGCGAACATCGtcaattgtaaagaaatataaattctatagcCTTAAATATCGTATCAGAGTATCACAGTTATTCCCAAACCTGTCTAACTTCACGGGAATTATCTTTCCGATTTCCGAAGCTCCTATTAGATAAAGGAGAATCAGATCGCCAGCGCTCCTCGTTTTCATTGCCATGACGATTTCGACGATTTCCTGAATATTTTTTCCCATGATCATCTCTGCCTCTGTTTCCATTATCATTGTCTCGGCCACCACGACCACCGACACGATTATGGTGACTATCGCTTTTGTGACTGCGATTGGAATGAGAATCACGGTCTTCACTGTGTTCTCTATCTTGATCGCGATCCCAAACCCCTTGGTTGGATGATCTAAATAGTAAAGAAAGTATTTGTTAATTACTACTCAGTTATTTGTTAACAATGAGACAAAAACACTTTCACAGAATTCACCTATTTGAAATATCTTGTTCAGCCAATgcttcttttacttttttaggTACATACAGCTGTTGTTCTGGCTTTTTGGATTTCCTACGTGAATCTCCTAAATGACTATTTTGTGAAGAACCTTGTGTCTGTTCTATATCTGTAGTAGTTCTGTAGTTGACATTTAAATCATTCAGTTTTTCTGTTACATGTTCAACTTGAGATGATGGTGGATTATTAAAACTTTGATTGGATCTGTTCAGTTGTGACTGCTTCAAACGATGTTGGACGGAGCTTGGTTTAGTTGTCTCCAGCGAGATGTTCTCATTCTCTAAATCATCTGTGGATCTGCCAGATTTGCGAAGAGGTCCACTTCCTGGCCTGTACAAAGCTTGAGGGGCTCTGTTTCCTCCACCACGCATTCCTATTGATCTATCCTTGTCTGATTTTGTATTATCTGAAATTTAGTAAATTCCTTtcttaaaacataaaataaaaaccacTACTCATGAAAAACTACATAagcatataatatttcaataataacatacttaaaaaaaaataaaagacaatgGGAAGTCCTaagttttaaatatctaaaagtgatttccataatttataacatgttaatataatatatattagccatatttaattaatgataatttttacaattaatgtctaaaattgttaactgaaatagtaaatatattctgGAGAAAAGATATATGGAATATCAAATTTGTTAGCAcatttacttattaaataagaaaagaatattttctattacaaGTAACATTAAAAACTAGTTGAACTTATCATGTAAAGtatatgcatttttaatatcttttaaaaatattactgaaagcatcttttatagaaattaacaaaatattatgtacacCTAATgcgcaaatatttctattaattagaAAGAATGCTTTGTTAAGTATAAGAGCTCAATAGTGGTTGTTGACACTCTTGACAGTAACTACAGTTCCTatcaattcttaaaaattcgatgtaattgttatataatctATATCTGTTTGAAGTTAATTCACATCATTTAGAAGAGTTCAATTGGAAATGTTGATCAtactacatttatttcttactgTGGTAAAACTCTACAGTATATCACAGCATAATAATTCTTGTAGTATTTTAGGTTAGCTTGTTTGGTG
This window harbors:
- the LOC144474030 gene encoding uncharacterized protein LOC144474030 isoform X1 — protein: MANRDKGRRKWGEFLEDNTKSDKDRSIGMRGGGNRAPQALYRPGSGPLRKSGRSTDDLENENISLETTKPSSVQHRLKQSQLNRSNQSFNNPPSSQVEHVTEKLNDLNVNYRTTTDIEQTQGSSQNSHLGDSRRKSKKPEQQLYVPKKVKEALAEQDISNRSSNQGVWDRDQDREHSEDRDSHSNRSHKSDSHHNRVGGRGGRDNDNGNRGRDDHGKKYSGNRRNRHGNENEERWRSDSPLSNRSFGNRKDNSREVRQGSEPLFATMNHVNDFNRTRDTRSVESEKFQGKPPSGKWGGPKDSLPKNIKIEHLPPRLQKKYLIDNGLPLPPSNPSPAEDTWNGSSITFQGSTSYNYPPAMQHSQTMQNLPPSGPLPPQPSWSNTVPARSRGRGRLRPEEIESSTNIFRCVTPDQYSAPSSRSHTPSQEYMQSRSYDRRGSNSTMYTSMESLSRADSSMMLPPPSVSPVTSTSSVNKRHSSPDSHRRGMSPPPTFHRPQAQRQNSSALDRNTASEKKNNPQNLSISPSKSETLHTGSNTTDHVFDWNEEVELHDKLEAERASRSSSVLSLRENVNMSGNETTTSNHSKHKKRKSEKRHAADRSNSRDKARVNSRDRQNNQHNRENDNYNNNQKNNNSSRRYDHRRHRNIIQHSRESSKDRNYRSSSRNFDDLHRHRTSDRYLDENWRTGRKMSACESDDGRHTPNVASHSAPLTNTTLSLPSHQTSTGYSNTQQPGVLVLPDTTNQSPPNQSGSRQQGMQQQRTLFNHNNPNKPIVVPSPNSRAAVQRENDNSTQSSTVPVFQSHGGITSSHHSFQGAHLDGVPPPYMPNDQFASTRPSWYDPYSDSFRSAKNPYLLLDIERADLELQWILSSGGFTTNWERVLYIRHFLQESLKTLLETDIKFCQAENVEQHFWKILFYNMIEMLRKGMPKESSEGREHYKKMMLKIIDEGTVYLESLLTVLESKYEFKLDMFLASSTLPKGLGILGLALVSAQKIYLFLGDLARYREQANETNNYGKSRQWYLKAQQLNPKNGRPYNQLALLAHYARRKLDAVYYYMRSLMASNPFQSARESLIGLFDENRKKYESTERKRKEEREWKERARMKEKEGANNVGGGLRREIWIHPGGRRVRRTTTAATANEARLSHSDLEDLAQLSSVEVNKRFVTSYLHVHGKLITKIGMETFQEAGVQMLKEFRALLQHSPLPLPGTRLLQLLALNMFAIESTQLKDAQMEQGYRSEVQERALVVSLQMFNLILERGVSLLKSQLDSGEELRMVVSEDMQVLLPAIKIWCDWMLCHSTVWNPPPSCTDYRVGPAGDAWSRLATMVNLLDKLCYSRTILIQAKDAEGREDELELVKLPEDTTLAGFTPLMSNPQDPIYAEKTEDMEKAQVCLRINMILFFGQVYLCGLETPVLKLQKSENGDSEYVSVVEASSTSIPSSPPEQSDSELLVESYSEDEDEPVSSTLRRLPSCTDVPDDNAASGAAVEIRSLIEKKEELERRQRKQDRHRQRVQQILQNSSVSVEIEVRPRQLVPDTNCFIDYLPQLQNITKVTSNVQPIYTLMVPLVVLNELEGLARGADARDCPPASKAALDPEHVARVAESAKAALAFARSRNPAIRCLTTRGTVLTSSTFTVEEDVDKDGSTRNDDRILATCLSLCKTGNKDQASAEESQPRRLRREVVLLTEDRNLRVKALARDVPVREVPDFMQWAGLG